Proteins encoded by one window of Candidatus Limnocylindrales bacterium:
- a CDS encoding YdaS family helix-turn-helix protein, translating to MQDDLIKQLGGPTAVARMTGVKVPTVIGWKGRIPDNHCPAIELAAGFAEWPCERLRPDVTWGRTPDPDWPHPNGRPFNDHARAAMARQTSPVVADHPTAGTGLTFSRFDKPDGRQERARSERGASRGGRRE from the coding sequence ATGCAAGACGACCTCATCAAGCAGCTCGGCGGCCCGACGGCCGTGGCGCGCATGACCGGTGTGAAGGTTCCTACCGTCATCGGATGGAAGGGCCGAATCCCGGACAACCACTGCCCCGCCATCGAGTTGGCCGCAGGGTTCGCCGAGTGGCCGTGCGAACGCCTGCGGCCGGACGTCACCTGGGGTCGCACGCCTGATCCAGACTGGCCGCATCCCAACGGTCGGCCCTTCAACGACCACGCTCGCGCCGCGATGGCGCGACAGACGTCGCCGGTTGTGGCCGACCACCCAACGGCCGGCACGGGCCTGACCTTCAGCCGCTTCGACAAGCCGGACGGCCGTCAGGAGCGCGCGCGATCCGAGCGGGGCGCGAGCCGGGGAGGGCGCCGTGAGTAA
- a CDS encoding terminase small subunit, translating into MVGQERIAEAFGVAPKTIVEWQEAGFPIAVRGSRGIPSEYDLPACIDWLVKREVGKVQGESQRDRVFRLQGDEIAMRLAEKQKLLIPAAEVEPMWTAACVAAREQLQRSRRALARKLAKATDVKARETLIGEVHDEFLRTMADWAQADEAAP; encoded by the coding sequence GTGGTCGGCCAGGAACGCATCGCGGAGGCTTTCGGCGTCGCGCCCAAGACCATCGTCGAGTGGCAGGAGGCCGGCTTTCCGATCGCCGTGCGCGGCTCCCGCGGCATCCCAAGCGAATACGACCTCCCGGCCTGCATCGACTGGCTCGTGAAGCGCGAGGTCGGCAAGGTCCAGGGCGAGTCCCAGCGCGACCGCGTGTTCCGCCTGCAGGGCGACGAGATCGCGATGCGCCTGGCCGAGAAGCAGAAGCTTCTGATCCCGGCCGCCGAGGTCGAGCCGATGTGGACGGCGGCCTGCGTCGCCGCGCGCGAGCAGCTGCAGCGCTCGCGCCGCGCGCTGGCTCGGAAGCTGGCGAAGGCGACCGACGTCAAGGCCCGCGAGACCCTGATCGGCGAAGTGCACGACGAGTTCCTGCGCACGATGGCTGACTGGGCCCAGGCCGACGAGGCCGCGCCGTGA
- a CDS encoding site-specific DNA-methyltransferase, which yields MLDTLPEGSVQCCVTSPPYWGLRSYLPDDDPLKALEIGSEPTVDEWVATMVDVFRRVRRVLRDDGTLFLNLGDSYAGSWGAQSREHAGKHAPNVSAISANQVKAAQIRDSGTGNLGRTPGLKPKDLIGQPWRVAFALQADGWWLRQEIIWSKANPMPESARDRCTKSHEHIFLLSKSEQYFWAFDDMQEPVSGGAHARRPMEYSGAKRPGFGHGYDAAPKPRYRTPDGWATERGTEHIAVAHANVGRRQGPPGNPAEGRVCKYGTLTGDSATDGAHRTKANLNRKGVKNNASMGEALADVRSTRNPRSVWHFPTEPFKGAHFATFPRELAQRCITAGTREGDAVLDPFGGSGTVGLVADAMHRSAVLIDLDRRNLPMAQDRIAGDAPLFAEVSAA from the coding sequence GTGCTCGACACGCTGCCCGAAGGCTCGGTGCAGTGCTGCGTCACCAGCCCGCCCTATTGGGGGCTGCGGTCCTACCTGCCCGATGACGACCCGCTGAAGGCGCTGGAGATCGGCAGCGAGCCCACGGTGGACGAGTGGGTGGCCACCATGGTCGACGTCTTCCGCCGCGTGCGCCGCGTGCTGCGCGATGACGGCACGCTGTTCCTGAACCTCGGCGACAGCTACGCCGGCTCGTGGGGCGCGCAGTCGCGCGAGCACGCGGGGAAGCACGCGCCCAACGTGTCCGCCATCAGCGCCAACCAGGTGAAGGCAGCGCAGATCCGGGACAGCGGCACGGGCAATCTCGGTCGCACCCCAGGGCTGAAGCCGAAAGACCTGATCGGCCAGCCCTGGCGCGTCGCGTTCGCGCTTCAGGCCGATGGCTGGTGGCTGCGCCAGGAAATCATCTGGTCGAAGGCCAATCCGATGCCCGAGAGCGCGCGCGATCGGTGCACCAAGAGCCACGAGCACATCTTCCTGCTGTCGAAGTCGGAGCAGTACTTCTGGGCCTTCGACGACATGCAGGAGCCAGTCAGCGGTGGAGCCCACGCGCGCCGGCCGATGGAGTACTCCGGCGCGAAGCGGCCGGGCTTCGGCCACGGCTATGACGCCGCGCCAAAGCCGCGTTATCGCACGCCGGACGGCTGGGCCACCGAGCGCGGCACCGAGCACATTGCGGTGGCGCACGCGAATGTGGGCCGCCGGCAGGGCCCGCCCGGCAATCCAGCCGAGGGCCGGGTCTGCAAGTACGGCACGCTCACGGGCGACTCGGCGACCGACGGTGCGCATCGAACGAAGGCTAACCTCAACCGCAAGGGCGTGAAGAACAACGCCAGCATGGGCGAGGCGCTGGCCGACGTCCGGTCGACGCGCAACCCGCGCAGCGTCTGGCACTTCCCCACGGAGCCCTTCAAAGGCGCGCACTTCGCGACCTTCCCGCGCGAGCTGGCACAGCGCTGCATTACCGCCGGCACGCGCGAAGGTGACGCCGTGCTCGACCCGTTCGGCGGCAGCGGCACCGTCGGCCTGGTGGCCGATGCGATGCACCGCAGCGCTGTGCTGATCGATCTGGACCGGCGCAACCTGCCGATGGCGCAGGACCGGATTGCTGGCGACGCACCACTCTTCGCCGAGGTCAGCGCAGCATGA
- a CDS encoding HNH endonuclease signature motif containing protein, translated as MRLDVAAAVLLLALSALASARSPTIRAEFMRQQPCPSTGATRGPCPGWQVDHIEALVCGGRDELGNLQWLPVQQHKEKTRAEVKLCRAR; from the coding sequence ATGCGCCTCGATGTCGCTGCGGCGGTACTGCTGCTCGCCTTGAGCGCACTCGCCAGCGCGCGCTCCCCAACCATCCGCGCCGAGTTCATGCGCCAGCAGCCCTGCCCCAGCACCGGTGCCACGCGCGGCCCGTGTCCAGGCTGGCAGGTCGATCACATCGAGGCGCTGGTGTGCGGCGGCCGCGATGAGTTGGGCAACCTGCAGTGGCTGCCTGTCCAGCAGCACAAAGAGAAGACGCGCGCGGAGGTCAAGCTCTGCCGCGCACGATGA
- a CDS encoding helix-turn-helix domain-containing protein has protein sequence MSLKSRLELAMRRRGNPKKAALARAAKVSSASVADWFNGKTHSLKADTARLAAEFLGCDRDWLGSGTGAPNWTDPEPGDEAQQVAEETMVYAVENAPPAEMPAASGALTALTREATSLALLFDGLPETFLDGSTKREFFVRLVGLIQERPHLQASAAPVPAPEPSAAPTGDPGKRRGATHAR, from the coding sequence ATGAGTCTGAAATCACGCCTCGAACTCGCAATGAGGCGCCGGGGGAACCCCAAGAAGGCCGCATTAGCGAGGGCGGCCAAGGTAAGCAGTGCTTCCGTTGCCGACTGGTTCAACGGCAAGACTCATTCGCTCAAAGCCGACACCGCGCGCCTGGCCGCTGAATTCCTTGGTTGCGACCGCGACTGGCTGGGCTCGGGTACCGGCGCACCGAACTGGACCGACCCAGAGCCAGGCGACGAGGCTCAGCAGGTCGCAGAAGAGACCATGGTCTACGCGGTCGAGAATGCTCCGCCTGCAGAGATGCCGGCAGCGTCCGGGGCTCTCACTGCGCTGACGCGCGAGGCAACGAGCCTGGCCCTGCTCTTCGACGGGCTGCCGGAGACGTTTCTCGACGGGTCGACGAAGCGCGAGTTCTTCGTTCGGCTGGTGGGGCTGATCCAGGAGCGTCCGCACCTTCAGGCCAGTGCAGCGCCGGTGCCAGCACCTGAACCCAGCGCCGCGCCGACGGGAGATCCTGGAAAGCGGCGCGGAGCAACCCATGCTCGCTGA